One Borreliella chilensis DNA window includes the following coding sequences:
- a CDS encoding serine protease, which produces MEKKFFSGFILSFLALSIGFFIGMHYLDYNRSNIVFAEEKGNTVQALQDSFREVSKKILPSSVEVHATGVIKQSFPIPFFFFDMPEFDSERKSNWAGSGVIIGRDSKKKSLFYVVTNSHVVDKAIELEVVSYDKKKHKAKLIGKDEKKDIALISFESEDSTIQVADLGDSDKLEIGDWVMAVGSPFQFSFTVTAGIVSGLQRSANPNLQSRNLFIQTDAAINRGNSGGPLVNIKGEVIGINAWIASNSGGNIGLGFAIPVNNIKSTVDFFLKGKKIESAWLGISFYPLKTRDSEVLKSLGSKGDDVSAAIIASLYPGSPAIKSGLRAGDIIMKVNGVPMSIFQDVTSYISDFYAGEKVNVEILRGSVKKNINIVLAVRPKDKELSSSKMLPGFVVYPLVEEIKTQLNLRNWIKGVVVDYIDKNSASNIKMKSGDVIISVNSKSVSNLREFYDALEIGKNTYKILRGNDSFDISF; this is translated from the coding sequence GTGGAAAAAAAGTTTTTTTCTGGATTTATTCTCAGTTTTTTGGCTTTGAGTATTGGGTTTTTTATTGGAATGCATTATTTAGATTATAATAGAAGCAACATTGTCTTTGCAGAAGAAAAGGGCAATACAGTGCAGGCCTTACAAGATTCTTTTAGAGAAGTTTCCAAAAAAATTTTACCATCATCTGTAGAAGTTCATGCAACAGGGGTAATTAAGCAGAGTTTTCCTATTCCATTTTTCTTTTTTGATATGCCAGAATTTGATTCTGAGAGAAAAAGCAATTGGGCGGGATCTGGAGTAATAATTGGTAGAGATTCCAAAAAAAAATCATTATTTTATGTGGTTACAAATAGTCATGTAGTAGATAAGGCGATTGAACTTGAAGTTGTATCTTATGATAAGAAAAAGCATAAAGCCAAGTTAATTGGCAAGGATGAAAAAAAAGATATTGCTCTTATTAGTTTTGAAAGTGAGGATTCAACTATTCAAGTAGCTGATCTTGGAGATAGTGATAAGCTTGAAATAGGCGATTGGGTTATGGCTGTAGGCAGTCCTTTTCAATTTAGTTTTACAGTTACAGCAGGCATTGTAAGTGGATTGCAACGTTCTGCAAATCCTAATTTACAATCAAGGAATTTATTTATTCAAACTGATGCTGCAATCAATAGAGGTAATTCGGGTGGCCCTCTCGTAAACATAAAAGGCGAAGTTATTGGGATTAATGCTTGGATAGCATCAAATTCTGGTGGAAATATTGGGTTAGGTTTTGCAATTCCTGTTAACAACATTAAAAGTACTGTAGATTTTTTTCTTAAGGGTAAGAAAATTGAATCAGCGTGGCTTGGAATTTCTTTTTACCCTTTAAAAACAAGGGATTCTGAAGTGTTAAAAAGCTTGGGATCTAAAGGCGATGATGTTTCAGCCGCGATTATTGCTTCTCTTTATCCAGGCTCGCCTGCTATTAAGTCAGGGCTTAGAGCGGGGGATATTATTATGAAGGTTAATGGGGTTCCTATGAGTATTTTCCAGGATGTTACATCATACATCAGTGATTTTTATGCTGGTGAGAAAGTAAATGTGGAAATTTTAAGAGGCAGTGTTAAAAAAAATATTAATATTGTTCTTGCTGTTAGACCTAAGGACAAAGAACTCTCTTCTTCAAAAATGCTTCCAGGTTTTGTGGTGTATCCATTAGTTGAGGAAATTAAAACTCAGCTGAATTTAAGAAATTGGATTAAAGGTGTTGTTGTCGATTATATTGATAAAAATTCAGCATCAAATATTAAGATGAAATCGGGAGATGTAATTATTTCTGTAAATTCAAAAAGTGTTTCTAATTTAAGAGAATTTTATGATGCTCTTGAGATTGGAAAAAATACTTATAAAATTTTAAGAGGAAACGATTCTTTTGATATTTCATTTTAG
- a CDS encoding asparaginyl-tRNA synthetase, protein MFASIKDILENPIPNSNVTINGWIRTKRSNGKIGFIEINDGSTLKGIQAVINEEENQFDEKDLKKLTTGTSISLTGLLVKSPAKGQNYEIKTDNFDIIGESNQETYPLQKKRHTFEFLREIPHLRIRTNTFGAIARVRNKISYKIHEYFQKNGFFYINTPIITSNDGEGAGEMFRVSTLKFNTPANESNNIDFKNDFFGKEAFLSVTGQLHGEAYAMALTKIYTFGPTFRAENSNTTRHASEFWMIEPEMAFYKLDDNIRLAEDLLKYLLSSILNECSQDMDFLENYIEKGLIKKLETVINSNFEVITYTKAIEILESSKKNFEIKPYWGIDLQTDHERYLTEETFKKPVVVIDYPKNFKAFYMKINKDNKTVKGMDVLVPRIGEIIGGSEREDDLQKLENRIKELNLNIEHLNWYLDLRRFGSAPHSGFGLGLERLVQYSTGISNIRDSIPFPRTPKNLYF, encoded by the coding sequence ATGTTTGCAAGTATTAAAGATATTTTAGAAAATCCAATTCCAAACAGCAATGTTACAATAAACGGCTGGATTAGAACCAAAAGAAGTAATGGTAAGATTGGATTTATAGAAATTAATGACGGCTCAACACTTAAAGGAATTCAAGCTGTAATAAACGAAGAAGAAAATCAATTTGATGAAAAGGATCTAAAAAAATTAACAACAGGGACAAGTATATCATTAACAGGCTTACTAGTGAAAAGCCCTGCAAAAGGACAAAATTACGAAATAAAAACAGATAATTTTGATATAATCGGAGAATCAAATCAAGAAACTTACCCGCTACAAAAAAAAAGACATACTTTTGAATTTTTAAGAGAAATTCCCCATTTAAGAATAAGAACCAACACATTTGGAGCTATTGCTAGGGTAAGAAATAAAATTTCATACAAAATTCATGAATATTTTCAAAAAAATGGTTTTTTTTATATTAATACACCAATAATCACATCAAATGATGGAGAAGGTGCTGGAGAAATGTTTAGAGTCTCCACACTAAAATTTAATACCCCAGCTAATGAATCCAACAATATTGATTTTAAAAACGATTTTTTTGGAAAAGAAGCTTTTCTCTCTGTCACCGGACAATTGCACGGAGAAGCATATGCAATGGCTTTAACTAAAATATATACATTCGGTCCAACATTTAGAGCAGAAAATTCCAACACTACACGTCACGCTTCAGAATTTTGGATGATAGAACCTGAAATGGCTTTTTACAAACTTGATGACAATATTAGACTAGCAGAAGATCTCTTGAAATATCTTTTAAGTTCAATCTTAAACGAATGCTCACAAGATATGGATTTTTTAGAAAACTACATTGAAAAAGGTTTAATTAAAAAGCTAGAAACCGTAATAAATTCAAATTTTGAGGTTATTACCTATACTAAAGCAATTGAAATTCTTGAAAGCTCAAAAAAAAATTTTGAAATAAAACCTTACTGGGGAATAGATCTGCAAACAGATCATGAGAGATACTTAACAGAAGAGACTTTCAAAAAACCAGTAGTAGTCATTGACTATCCAAAAAATTTTAAAGCATTTTATATGAAAATAAACAAAGACAACAAAACCGTTAAAGGAATGGACGTGCTTGTTCCAAGAATTGGAGAGATTATAGGAGGAAGTGAAAGAGAAGATGACTTACAAAAATTAGAAAATAGAATAAAAGAATTAAATCTAAACATTGAGCATCTAAACTGGTATCTTGATCTAAGAAGATTTGGATCTGCTCCTCATTCTGGCTTTGGACTTGGACTTGAAAGATTGGTGCAATATTCAACAGGAATATCTAATATAAGAGATTCAATACCATTCCCAAGAACTCCTAAAAATCTTTATTTTTAA
- a CDS encoding methionine aminopeptidase, which produces MTKLRLKSRDEIEKIKASARLLALTLLEVERNIVPGISTKELDLIAYDFIIKNRAKPAFKGYHGFKGTICASVNEEVIHGIPGKRKLAYGDIISVDCGVILDGFYSDMAKTFKVGSVDSSIEKLLEVTSASLYKGIAEMKVGNRILDISKAIEGYIKPFGFGIVREYTGHGVGFQLHEEPSVPNYYAPFFKNIRIQEGMVLAIEPMVNLRGHEVSIKNDGWTVFASDLSYSAHFEHTVAVVDGLPLILSEV; this is translated from the coding sequence TTGACTAAACTGAGATTAAAATCTAGAGATGAAATTGAAAAAATAAAAGCTTCAGCAAGACTGTTAGCACTTACTTTGTTAGAAGTCGAAAGAAATATTGTTCCTGGTATTAGCACCAAGGAACTTGATTTGATAGCTTATGATTTTATTATTAAAAATAGAGCTAAACCCGCTTTTAAAGGGTATCATGGGTTTAAAGGTACTATTTGTGCATCTGTTAATGAAGAGGTTATCCACGGTATTCCTGGCAAGAGAAAGCTAGCTTATGGGGATATTATTAGTGTTGATTGTGGAGTCATTCTTGATGGATTTTATAGCGATATGGCAAAAACTTTTAAAGTGGGAAGTGTGGATTCTAGTATTGAAAAGCTTTTAGAAGTCACAAGTGCCTCTCTTTACAAAGGTATTGCTGAGATGAAAGTAGGGAATAGAATTTTAGATATATCAAAAGCAATAGAAGGATATATAAAACCGTTTGGCTTTGGAATAGTTAGAGAATATACAGGTCATGGTGTTGGATTTCAACTTCATGAAGAACCAAGCGTTCCCAATTATTATGCTCCGTTTTTTAAAAACATTAGAATTCAGGAGGGTATGGTTTTGGCTATTGAGCCTATGGTAAACTTAAGGGGGCATGAAGTTTCAATAAAAAATGATGGTTGGACTGTTTTTGCATCTGATCTAAGTTATTCTGCACATTTTGAACATACTGTTGCAGTTGTAGATGGATTGCCTTTAATTTTAAGTGAAGTTTAA
- a CDS encoding phosphoribosyl transferase, whose translation MKKYVSYEEIRINGFKLAYKIYKDGFIPDIMYVSLRGGAYLGNIISEFFKFVKVDKPLLYAAVVARSYDILNEQKEIMIDGWTYDPKYLRAGDKVLFVDDIFDTGRTIVYLRGEVLKKGIENKNVRIAVYDYKNHGFVDYVPDYYVNKYSNQEELNTWIHYGNHELIGLHENEYKNSFQYIDDELSEVLKFLAKKKS comes from the coding sequence ATGAAAAAATATGTTTCTTATGAAGAGATAAGAATTAATGGTTTTAAGCTTGCTTATAAAATTTATAAAGATGGATTTATTCCAGATATTATGTATGTCTCTTTAAGAGGGGGAGCCTATCTTGGCAATATTATTAGTGAATTTTTTAAATTTGTGAAAGTAGACAAACCCCTTCTATATGCTGCTGTTGTTGCTAGATCTTATGATATTCTCAATGAGCAAAAAGAGATAATGATAGATGGATGGACTTATGATCCAAAATATCTAAGAGCAGGTGATAAAGTGTTATTTGTTGATGATATTTTTGATACAGGTCGTACTATTGTTTATTTGCGAGGAGAAGTTTTAAAAAAGGGTATAGAGAATAAAAATGTTAGAATAGCAGTTTATGATTATAAGAATCATGGTTTTGTAGATTATGTTCCTGATTATTATGTTAATAAATATTCTAACCAAGAGGAATTAAATACTTGGATTCATTATGGAAATCATGAGTTAATAGGTTTGCATGAAAATGAATATAAAAATAGTTTTCAATATATAGATGATGAGCTTAGTGAAGTTTTAAAATTTTTGGCAAAAAAGAAATCTTAA